A region of Allocoleopsis franciscana PCC 7113 DNA encodes the following proteins:
- a CDS encoding DNA cytosine methyltransferase, with protein sequence MQQLSLPLTLPNTELDKVVWFGEMLQALDDSRNPAWPDCFGLSLQRWFSRQGHAPIRTLSLFSGGGGLDIAFHDCGFQIVQMIELEAKYVQTLIHNSQPGKRLENSSAVCIDIREYSPNPDLKVDFIIGGPPCQTFSAAGRRASGVAGTSDARGTLFQEYVRILKTLQPKGFLFENVYGITGAQNGEAWKEIQAAFQEAGYTIHFRVLDAADYGVPQHRERLFIVGLREGSYQFPYPTHGPDSPECEPFYTAGEAVAGADISEADEGIGGRYGYLLTNIPPGLNYSFYTEEMGHPQPVFSWRSKFSDFLYKADPEMPVRTIKAQGGQYTGPFSWDNRRFTVAELKRLQTFPDDYQIVGNRQVCIEQIGNSVPPQLGRILALSILEQVMGVKLPFPMHYLPTSKTLGFRQRKRQLTQRYAQKAKDAIALLDKTQQPTAKLLPTYAIHEQTVRFLAPDFAWNENYVSNSVKINLKYELNPSSWTITVQKSDIWTEEYQYIIEITPAVGYEQWVLGTNQVKLIANHLEPCVFTALWKAFEEKLIELTGMADLVQLSGYYQYSPRFRGRLTFNPNLKVEQFWRIVQCVVRGIGVATQISAQELGLLWAVNADDVFSYLQSLRHLGYEVRNHNTNPQIPKGEYLIPYCFPTLNPKSVQLRKQFSTFQVSVL encoded by the coding sequence ATGCAACAACTGTCCCTCCCGTTGACTCTACCGAATACTGAGCTAGACAAAGTGGTCTGGTTTGGGGAAATGTTGCAAGCGCTGGATGATAGTCGTAACCCAGCATGGCCTGATTGCTTTGGCTTATCGCTTCAAAGATGGTTTTCCAGGCAGGGACATGCTCCCATTAGAACTCTAAGCTTATTTTCGGGTGGGGGTGGGCTGGATATTGCCTTCCATGACTGCGGTTTTCAGATTGTGCAGATGATTGAGTTGGAGGCGAAGTATGTACAGACGCTCATCCACAACTCACAACCAGGGAAACGGCTAGAAAATTCCAGTGCTGTTTGCATTGATATTCGAGAATATTCTCCCAATCCCGATTTAAAAGTCGATTTCATCATCGGTGGCCCCCCTTGTCAAACCTTCTCAGCCGCCGGGAGAAGAGCCTCTGGAGTGGCTGGAACCAGTGATGCTCGCGGTACTCTGTTTCAAGAATATGTCCGCATCCTCAAAACGCTTCAACCCAAAGGATTCTTGTTTGAGAACGTTTACGGAATCACGGGAGCACAAAACGGAGAAGCTTGGAAAGAAATCCAAGCCGCATTTCAAGAAGCGGGGTATACCATTCATTTTCGGGTATTGGATGCCGCTGATTATGGTGTACCCCAGCATCGGGAACGTTTATTTATTGTGGGATTGAGAGAAGGGAGTTATCAATTTCCTTATCCCACTCATGGGCCAGATTCTCCAGAGTGCGAACCCTTCTACACGGCAGGGGAAGCGGTGGCAGGAGCTGATATTTCTGAGGCGGATGAGGGGATTGGGGGTCGATACGGCTACCTTTTAACTAATATTCCACCAGGGTTAAACTATAGCTTTTATACCGAGGAAATGGGACATCCTCAGCCAGTGTTTAGTTGGCGTTCAAAGTTCTCTGATTTTCTATATAAAGCTGACCCAGAAATGCCGGTGCGGACGATTAAAGCTCAAGGGGGACAATATACTGGCCCATTTAGTTGGGACAATCGTCGGTTTACCGTTGCCGAACTCAAGCGACTGCAAACTTTTCCTGATGATTATCAGATTGTGGGGAATCGTCAAGTTTGTATTGAACAGATTGGAAATTCGGTTCCGCCACAACTAGGGCGAATTTTAGCCCTGAGTATTTTAGAGCAAGTGATGGGGGTGAAGCTACCGTTTCCCATGCATTATTTGCCTACATCTAAGACGTTGGGATTTAGACAACGTAAGCGTCAGTTAACACAGAGATATGCTCAGAAGGCGAAAGATGCGATCGCACTTCTTGACAAGACTCAACAACCAACCGCAAAGTTATTACCAACCTATGCTATTCATGAGCAAACTGTAAGATTCTTAGCTCCTGATTTTGCTTGGAATGAAAATTACGTATCTAACAGTGTCAAGATTAACCTGAAATACGAATTGAACCCTTCTAGTTGGACGATTACAGTCCAGAAGAGTGATATTTGGACAGAAGAATATCAATATATTATTGAAATAACTCCAGCCGTTGGTTATGAACAGTGGGTTTTAGGCACTAACCAAGTCAAGTTAATTGCTAATCACCTAGAGCCGTGTGTATTTACAGCACTGTGGAAAGCGTTTGAGGAAAAATTAATTGAATTGACAGGAATGGCTGATTTAGTTCAGCTTTCTGGCTATTATCAGTACAGTCCTAGGTTTAGAGGTCGTTTGACATTTAATCCCAACTTAAAGGTTGAGCAATTTTGGCGTATTGTTCAATGTGTAGTGCGAGGAATAGGCGTCGCAACCCAAATATCCGCACAAGAATTAGGATTACTCTGGGCAGTTAATGCTGATGATGTATTTTCTTATCTCCAGTCTTTACGGCATCTGGGGTACGAAGTTAGAAATCATAATACAAATCCTCAAATCCCTAAGGGTGAGTATTTAATCCCATATTGCTTTCCTACACTGAATCCAAAAAGTGTGCAACTCCGAAAACAATTCAGTACATTTCAAGTAAGTGTACTATAA